One Pectobacterium cacticida genomic window, ATTCCGTTCCCTGCGTCATAAAAAAACCTGCGTCAGGTGCCGACTACGCCCTTGTCCGCTTGCTTTTGCATAGAGGTCAAAAGTACCATGAAGCACTTGTTTGTGGAGGGGATGGTCAATGTTTACGGGAAGTATTGTTGCGTTGGTTACGCCGATGGACGCCAAAGGCGCCGTCGATCGGGCGAGCTTGAAAAAATTGATTGATTATCATGTCGCTAGCGGGACATCGGCGATAGTTTCTGTCGGTACGACGGGAGAATCCGCCACGCTAAGCCATGAGGAACATGGCGATGTCGTACTGCTAACGTTAGAATTGAGCGATGGACGTATCCCTGTCATTGCCGGAACGGGCGCAAATGCTACCGCCGAGGGCGTCTCTCTGACTAAACGTTTTCACGGCACTGGCGTTGTGGGCTGCCTGACGGTGACGCCGTACTATAATAAACCAACGCAGGAAGGCCTATACCAGCACTTCAAAGCGATTGCCGAGCATACCGATCTGCCGCAAATCCTGTATAACGTCCCTTCCCGCACCGGCTGCGACATGCTGCCAGAGACTGTCGCTCGCTTGTCTGAAGTA contains:
- the dapA gene encoding 4-hydroxy-tetrahydrodipicolinate synthase; this translates as MFTGSIVALVTPMDAKGAVDRASLKKLIDYHVASGTSAIVSVGTTGESATLSHEEHGDVVLLTLELSDGRIPVIAGTGANATAEGVSLTKRFHGTGVVGCLTVTPYYNKPTQEGLYQHFKAIAEHTDLPQILYNVPSRTGCDMLPETVARLSEVKNIVAIKEATGNLSRVSQIQALVSEDFILLSGDDASGLDFMQLGGKGVISVTANIAAREMAELCRLAAQGQFAEARRLNQRLMPLHKKLFVEPNPIPVKWACKELGLIATDTLRLPMTPLTESGRTVVGQALKQAGLQ